From one Lolium rigidum isolate FL_2022 chromosome 4, APGP_CSIRO_Lrig_0.1, whole genome shotgun sequence genomic stretch:
- the LOC124707452 gene encoding serine carboxypeptidase 2-like, which produces MSTMIGRRPLVALLAVLTLLLRQAAATAAAASGYAADRIDRLPGQPAVDFDMYSGYITVEHSAGRSLFYLLQEAPEESQPAPLVLWLNGGPGCSSIAYGASEELGAFRVRPHGAGLFLNDYRWNKVANILFLDSPAGVGFSYTNTTSDLYTSGDNRTAHDSYTFLLKWFEKFPHYKYRDFYIAGESYAGHYVPELSQLVHRNNKGIEKPTINFKGFMVGNGLIDNYHDYRGTFQFWWNHGLVSDDTYHLLNRSCLHDSFIHPSPACDAALNVSTEEQGNIDLYSIYTPTCNVTATNSSASRRHPRGRYPWMTGSYDPCTERYSTSYYNRPDVQRALHANVTGAINYTWATCSNTINSNWRDAPSSMLPIYKELIEAGLRIWVFSGDTDAVVPLTATRYSIEALGLPTTISWHPWYDVQEVGGWSQVYEGLTLVTVRGAGHEVPLHRPRQALVMFQQFLQGKPMPGHNTNGTLS; this is translated from the exons ATGAGTACAATGATCGGCCGTAGGCCCCTGGTAGCTCTACTAGCGGTGTTGACGCTCCTTCTCCGGCAAGCagctgcgacggcggcggccgcgaGTGGCTATGCCGCGGACCGCATCGACCGTCTGCCGGGACAGCCGGCGGTGGACTTCGACATGTATTCCGGGTACATCACGGTGGAGCACAGCGCCGGACGGTCTCTATTCTACCTGCTGCAGGAAGCGCCCGAGGAATCCCAGCCGGCGCCGCTGGTGCTCTGGCTCAACGGCGGGCCCGGCTGCTCCTCCATAGCCTACGGCGCCTCCGAGGAGCTTGGTGCATTTCGCGTCAGGCCGCATGGCGCGGGGCTGTTTTTGAACGACTACCGGTGGAACAAAG TGGCGAACATCCTGTTCTTGGACTCGCCGGCCGGCGTCGGGTTCTCGTACACCAACACCACCTCCGACCTCTACACCTCCGGCGATAACAGAACAG CTCATGACTCCTACACTTTTCTATTGAAATGGTTCGAGAAGTTCCCACATTACAAGTACCGCGATTTCTACATTGCTGGCGAGAGCTATGCAG GGCACTATGTCCCGGAGTTATCCCAGCTCGTCCACCGGAATAACAAAGGCATCGAGAAACCCACTATCAACTTCAAAGGCTTCATG GTCGGGAATGGTCTGATCGACAACTACCACGACTACCGTGGCACCTTCCAGTTCTGGTGGAACCACGGGCTGGTCTCCGATGATACCTACCACCTCCTCAACCGCTCCTGCCTCCACGACTCCTTCATCCACCCGTCGCCGGCGTGCGACGCTGCGCTCAACGTCTCAACGGAAGAGCAGGGCAACATCGACTTGTACAGCATCTACACGCCCACCTGCAATGTGACGGCGACCAACTCGTCGGCGAGCCGACGGCATCCGAGGGGACGCTAC CCATGGATGACCGGATCGTATGACCCATGCACGGAACGATACTCCACATCGTATTACAACCGGCCGGACGTGCAGAGGGCCCTCCACGCAAACGTCACTGGCGCCATAAACTACACATGGGCGACCTGCAG TAACACCATCAATAGCAACTGGCGTGATGCTCCGAGCTCCATGCTTCCTATTTATAAAGAGCTTATTGAAGCTGGTCTAAGGATATGGGTCTTCAG TGGAGACACAGACGCAGTAGTCCCCTTGACAGCAACAAGATACTCCATCGAGGCTTTGGGTCTTCCAACTACTATTAGTTGGCACCCTTGGTATGACGTCCAAGAG GTCGGCGGATGGAGCCAGGTATACGAGGGCCTCACGTTGGTGACTGTCCGAGGCGCGGGTCATGAGGTTCCCCTGCACCGCCCGCGGCAAGCCCTAGTAATGTTTCAGCAGTTCCTGCAGGGCAAGCCCATGCCAGGACACAACACAAATGGAACTTTGTCTTAA
- the LOC124708461 gene encoding phosphatidylinositol transfer protein 3-like isoform X1 produces MSYLLKKIRSETAQQRPSSSQEEQAKHLQVNEVRDLLGELTEQMPTFLSDTTIRRFLRARNWSTEQATKGLKETVVWRREYRPDAISWEDIAEMEDEAKRTHVADYLDKNGRSVFVSHVPMKSKVSFKDQIKHLVYLLEYFATNSANEQDDYVVWLTDFRGWSISSTPFSVTRESMHIIQNYYPGLIAVAIPFDPPRIFESFWKIVKNFIQQNMKEKVKFVYASKQESMKIMEDLFDLDTLESSFGGRSTTTSFDINKYAEKMRRADKMRGASKNAKGYN; encoded by the exons ATGAGTTACCTGCTGAAGAAGATCAGGAGCGAAACAGCACAGCAGAGACCGTCGTCTTCACAAGAAGAGCAGGCAAAG CACCTGCAGGTAAATGAAGTGCGGGATCTCCTCGGCGAACTGACGGAGCAAATGCCGACCTTCCTGTCAGACACCACCATCCGCCGTTTCCTCCGAGCGAGGAACTGGAGCACGGAGCAAGCGACAAAGGGTCTCAAGGAAACTGTCGTGTGGAGGCGTGAGTACAGGCCGGATGCTATTTCCTGG GAAGACATTGCAGAAATGGAGGACGAGGCCAAGAGAACACATGTAGCCGACTACCTTGACAAGAATGGAAGAAGTGTCTTCGTATCGCACGTACCAATGAAG TCTAAAGTATCTTTCAAGGACCAGATAAAGCACCTGGTATATCTCCTAGAGTATTTCGCTACGAACTCGGCAAATGAACAAGACGACTATGTTGTTTGGTTGACGGACTTCCGAGGCTGGTCAATATCGAGTACACCATTCTCAGTCACCCGGGAATCCATGCACATAATTCAAAACTATTACCCAGGGCTGATAGCCGTCGCTATTCCTTTCGACCCTCCAAGGATTTTTGAATCTTTCTGGAAG ATAGTTAAGAACTTCATCCAGCAAAACATGAAAGAGAAAGTCAAGTTTGTGTATGCTAGCAAACAAGAGAGCATGAAGATAATGGAGGACCTCTTTGACTTAGATACTCTGGAGTCTTCGTTTGGTGGAAGAAGCACCACTACTTCCTTTGACATCAACAAGTACGCCGAAAAAATGAGAAGAGCCGACAAGATGAGAGGAGCATCCAAAAATGCAAAGGGCTACAACTGA
- the LOC124708461 gene encoding phosphatidylinositol transfer protein 3-like isoform X2: MSYLLKKIRSETAQQRPSSSQEEQAKVNEVRDLLGELTEQMPTFLSDTTIRRFLRARNWSTEQATKGLKETVVWRREYRPDAISWEDIAEMEDEAKRTHVADYLDKNGRSVFVSHVPMKSKVSFKDQIKHLVYLLEYFATNSANEQDDYVVWLTDFRGWSISSTPFSVTRESMHIIQNYYPGLIAVAIPFDPPRIFESFWKIVKNFIQQNMKEKVKFVYASKQESMKIMEDLFDLDTLESSFGGRSTTTSFDINKYAEKMRRADKMRGASKNAKGYN; this comes from the exons ATGAGTTACCTGCTGAAGAAGATCAGGAGCGAAACAGCACAGCAGAGACCGTCGTCTTCACAAGAAGAGCAGGCAAAG GTAAATGAAGTGCGGGATCTCCTCGGCGAACTGACGGAGCAAATGCCGACCTTCCTGTCAGACACCACCATCCGCCGTTTCCTCCGAGCGAGGAACTGGAGCACGGAGCAAGCGACAAAGGGTCTCAAGGAAACTGTCGTGTGGAGGCGTGAGTACAGGCCGGATGCTATTTCCTGG GAAGACATTGCAGAAATGGAGGACGAGGCCAAGAGAACACATGTAGCCGACTACCTTGACAAGAATGGAAGAAGTGTCTTCGTATCGCACGTACCAATGAAG TCTAAAGTATCTTTCAAGGACCAGATAAAGCACCTGGTATATCTCCTAGAGTATTTCGCTACGAACTCGGCAAATGAACAAGACGACTATGTTGTTTGGTTGACGGACTTCCGAGGCTGGTCAATATCGAGTACACCATTCTCAGTCACCCGGGAATCCATGCACATAATTCAAAACTATTACCCAGGGCTGATAGCCGTCGCTATTCCTTTCGACCCTCCAAGGATTTTTGAATCTTTCTGGAAG ATAGTTAAGAACTTCATCCAGCAAAACATGAAAGAGAAAGTCAAGTTTGTGTATGCTAGCAAACAAGAGAGCATGAAGATAATGGAGGACCTCTTTGACTTAGATACTCTGGAGTCTTCGTTTGGTGGAAGAAGCACCACTACTTCCTTTGACATCAACAAGTACGCCGAAAAAATGAGAAGAGCCGACAAGATGAGAGGAGCATCCAAAAATGCAAAGGGCTACAACTGA